A single genomic interval of Juglans regia cultivar Chandler chromosome 1, Walnut 2.0, whole genome shotgun sequence harbors:
- the LOC108988041 gene encoding ninja-family protein AFP3-like, with protein MAQAEDIGSRGPKQTPMQRCNFPRDLLQRFTSGIHSSRKLEEPSEDAEEIELSLGLSLNGRFGVDPSRANQLTRSSSIPDFLNPGRDKDAACVVPMACAPLIRTCSLPTETQEEWRKRKELQTLRRMEAKRKRSEKQRTSKATKDRSRDFGVEESGEEDKRMESSDGNYQKEQYMKAFNEFSCSVALPLGVSVGRGGCGVVLNVGKGDGLDSGGSEEEPQPPSLTQGSIGSQGSGSSGISESESRPALGYAAGMNKSMEARSPNSLQSSPESGQKLPVYTGRTITEKSTQFSAVVTENESNKANDADKGAKEIVRNVLEGMPSVSTKGDGPNGKRIEGFLYRYRKGEEVRIVCVCHGSFLSPAEFVKHAGGGDVAQPLKHIVVNPTSLF; from the exons ATGGCACAAGCTGAGGATATTGGAAGCAGAGGACCCAAGCAAACTCCCATGCAAAGGTGCAATTTTCCGAGAGATCTGTTGCAGAGATTTACATCTGGCATCCATTCTTCGCGAAAATTGGAAGAGCCAAGCGAAGATGCAGAGGAAATTGAGCTAAGCCTCGGGCTCTCACTAAATGGTAGGTTCGGGGTAGACCCTTCAAGAGCTAACCAGCTAACGAGGTCGTCGTCGATACCGGACTTTTTGAACCCGGGGAGAGATAAAGACGCGGCGTGTGTTGTGCCTATGGCTTGCGCCCCGCTCATCAGGACGTGTTCTTTGCCTACGGAGACACAGGAAGAATGGAGGAAGAGGAAAGAGTTGCAGACACTGAGAAGAATGGAGGCGAAACGGAAGCGGTCAGAGAAGCAGAGAACTTCGAAGGCGACGAAGGATCGGAGCCGGGATTTTGGTGTGGAGGAGAGCGGCGAGGAGGATAAGAGGATGGAGAGTAGTGATGGGAATTATCAGAAAGAACAGTATATGAAGGCATTCAACGAGTTTTCGTGCTCGGTGGCGCTCCCTCTGGGAGTTTCTGTTGGTAGAGGAGGTTGTGGGGTTGTATTGAATGTTGGAAAGGGCGATGGGTTGGATTCTGGTGGTTCGGAGGAGGAGCCGCAACCACCATCATTAACACAGGGCTCAATCGGTTCCCAAGGGAGTGGGTCTTCAGGGATTTCAGAATCTGAAAGCCGACCGGCTCTAG GTTATGCAGCTGGAATGAATAAAAGCATGGAAGCGAGAAGTCCCAACAGTTTGCAGTCTTCACCGGAAAGTGGGCAGAAACTGCCTGTCTACACTGGAAGGACAATCACCGAAAAATCAACCCAATTTTCTGCAGTTGTGACAGAAAATGAATCTAATAAAGCTAACGACGCAGACAAGGGAGCTAAGGAGATTGTGAGGAATGTATTGGAAGGTATGCCCAGTGTGTCCACCAAAGGTGACGGCCCAAATGGAAAAAGGATAGAAGGTTTTCTATACAGATATAGGAAAGGTGAGGAAGTGAGGATAGTGTGTGTTTGTCATGGCAGCTTTCTTTCTCCAGCCGAGTTTGTCAAGCATGCTGGTGGTGGTGACGTGGCACAACCCCTAAAGCATATAGTAGTTAACCCTACTTCCTTGTTTTGA
- the LOC108988038 gene encoding LRR receptor-like serine/threonine-protein kinase RPK2 has product MGSSSASSSSSSSVIKWQSFHKPLSSVLILKLFFLLWTFSLCLSGVVLADSDKSVLLQFKNSVSDPSGLLSKWVSDSSEHCSWFGVSCDSNSRVVSLNISGNGRQGNSCSDLAQFPLFYGFGIRTNCLNSRGKLVGKLLPAIAKLSELRILSLPFNGFDGEIPGEIWGMEKLEVLDLEENSVTGPIPVQFAGLRNLRVLNLGFNRIMGEIPSSLLNCVTLEILNLAGNDVNGTVPGFVGRLRAVYLSFNRLTGEVPSEIGDSCGKLEQLDLSGNFLVGGIPRSLGNCGQLQSLLLYTNMLEEVIPAELGRLRKLQVLDVSRNSLSGPIPSELGNCSELSILVLSNLFEPLPEVNNAKGGSFSDQSGLMNDDFNYFQGGIPREITMLPKLRILWAPRATLEGTFPSSWGACENLEMINLAHNFFIGGVPDGFSHCKKLHFLNISSNRLTGGLVEGLPVPCMTVFDVSGNSLSGTIPKFLGSSCPPVPSFNGSPSEPEGGQSSLYLSFFSSKAQVEIPSQSLGVDSALAVFHNFRHNNFTGAVQLSISPERLGKETAYTFFAGENRLTGPFLGNLFEMCGGLSTLIVNVSNNKISGPIPAEFGTMCKSLKLFDASVNQIAGPVAPSFGESVSLVALNLSWNRLQGQIPTSLSQIRDLKYLYLAGNNMTGFIPSSLGQLQHLEELDLSSNSLTGEIPKDLVNLKHLTVLLLNNNNLSGQIPAGLANVTTLSAFNVSFNHLSGPLPVNNSLMKCSSVIGNPDLWPCRMFSLTVPSSDLQGSDSYPGSYTVASPPGVPSQGTRNSGLNSIEIASITSASAIVSVLLALILLFFYTRKWNPRSKVIGSIRKEVTVFTDIGVQLTFENVVRATGNFNASNCIGNGGFGATYKAEISPGVLVAIKRLAVGRFQGVQQFHAEIKTLGRLRHQNLVTLIGFHASETEMFLIYNYLPGGNLEKFIQERSTRAVDWKILHKIALDIARALAYLHDQCVPRVLHRDVKPSNILLDDDFNAYLSDFGLARLLGTSETHATTGVAGTFGYVAPEYAMTCRVSDKADVYSYGVVLLELLSDKKALDPSFSSYGNGFNIVAWGCMLLRQGRAKEFFTAGLWDAGPHDDLVEVLHLAVVCTVDSLSTRPTMKQVVRRLKQLQPPSC; this is encoded by the coding sequence ATGGGCTCctcttctgcttcttcttcttcttcttcctcagtgATCAAATGGCAGTCTTTTCACAAGCCCTTGTCCTCCGTACTCATACTGAAGCTCTTCTTTCTGCTATGGACCTTCTCACTTTGCCTAAGCGGTGTCGTTCTCGCCGATTCAGACAAATCGGTGCTCCTCCAGTTCAAGAACTCTGTCTCAGACCCCTCTGGCTTGCTCTCGAAATGGGTCTCCGACAGTTCTGAGCACTGCTCGTGGTTCGGCGTCTCTTGCGACTCGAATTCACGCGTAGTTTCGCTTAACATTTCCGGAAATGGCCGCCAAGGTAATTCGTGTTCCGATTTAGCTCAATTTCCGCTTTTTTATGGGTTTGGGATTAGAACGAACTGTTTGAACAGTAGAGGAAAGTTGGTCGGGAAATTGTTGCCTGCGATTGCTAAGCTCAGTGAGCTTAGGATTTTATCACTTCCCTTTAATGGTTTTGATGGTGAAATTCCTGGCGAAATTTGGGGTATGGAGAAGCTTGAGGTTCTTGATCTGGAGGAAAATTCGGTAACTGGGCCCATCCCGGTACAGTTCGCGGGGTTGAGGAATTTGCGGGTTCTTAATCTGGGGTTTAATAGGATTATGGGGGAGATACCCAGCTCGCTTTTGAATTGTGTAACCTTAGAGATCTTGAATTTAGCAGGGAACGATGTGAACGGGACAGTTCCTGGTTTCGTTGGTCGGTTGAGGGCAGTTTATTTGTCGTTTAATCGGCTTACTGGGGAAGTTCCTAGTGAGATTGGAGACAGTTGCGGGAAGCTTGAGCAACTGGACTTGTCGGGTAATTTCTTGGTCGGTGGGATTCCAAGGAGTTTAGGGAATTGCGGTCAGTTGCAGTCTCTTTTGCTTTATACAAACATGTTAGAAGAAGTTATTCCGGCTGAGTTGGGTCGACTTCGCAAGCTTCAAGTGTTAGATGTTTCTAGGAATAGTTTAAGCGGTCCAATACCCTCCGAGCTTGGCAATTGTTCCGAATTGTCTATCCTTGTGCTATCGAATCTGTTTGAACCCCTTCCAGAAGTTAATAATGCAAAAGGGGGTTCTTTTTCAGATCAATCTGGTTTGATGAAtgatgattttaattattttcaagggGGGATTCCCAGGGAAATCACAATGCTTCCTAAGCTGAGAATATTGTGGGCACCAAGGGCAACTCTTGAGGGCACGTTCCCAAGCAGTTGGGGTGCTTGTGAGAACTTGGAGATGATCAACTTGGCTCACAATTTTTTCATTGGGGGAGTTCCCGACGGGTTTAGTCACTGCAAAAAGCTTCATTTTCTCAACATAAGCTCAAACAGGCTTACTGGGGGGCTGGTTGAGGGGCTTCCAGTTCCTTGTATGACCGTGTTTGATGTCAGTGGGAATTCCTTGTCAGGCACAATTCCTAAATTTCTTGGCAGCAGTTGCCCTCCTGTCCCTTCCTTCAATGGAAGTCCTTCTGAACCTGAAGGTGGCCAGTCCTCACtttatctatcatttttctcttctaaAGCCCAAGTTGAAATTCCTTCTCAATCACTTGGAGTAGACAGTGCTCTTGCCGTTTTCCACAATTTCAGGCACAATAACTTTACTGGCGCCGTCCAGTTGTCAATTTCACCTGAAAGATTAGGAAAGGAGACTGCTTACACATTTTTTGCTGGAGAAAACAGGCTCACTGGACCATTTCTTGGCAACTTGTTTGAGATGTGTGGAGGGTTGAGTACACTGATTGTAAATGTTAGCAACAACAAGATATCTGGTCCGATTCCAGCTGAATTCGGTACAATGTGCAAATCTCTTAAACTTTTTGATGCATCTGTGAATCAGATTGCTGGACCTGTTGCCCCCAGTTTTGGGGAGTCGGTGTCTCTAGTTGCCCTTAATTTGAGTTGGAACCGACTTCAAGGTCAAATTCCAACCAGTCTTAGTCAGATAAGGGACCTGAAGTATCTCTATTTGGCTGGCAATAACATGACCGGTTTCATTCCTTCCAGCTTAGGGCAGTTGCAACATTTGGAAGAGCTGGACCTTTCTTCAAACTCTCTCACTGGGGAAATACCAAAAGATCTTGTAAACTTGAAGCACCTGACTGTTCTTCTGCTTAACAACAATAATCTGTCTGGACAGATTCCTGCTGGTTTGGCCAATGTAACCACACTCTCAGCTTTCAATGTTTCATTCAATCATTTGTCTGGGCCACTGCCAGTGAATAATAGCCTAATGAAATGCAGTAGTGTTATTGGTAATCCAGATCTATGGCCTTGCCGTATGTTTTCTCTGACGGTCCCATCTTCGGATCTGCAAGGAAGCGACAGCTATCCAGGATCTTATACGGTTGCTTCACCACCCGGAGTTCCATCCCAAGGAACTCGGAATAGTGGTTTAAATTCAATTGAAATAGCATCCATAACATCTGCATCAGCTATTGTTTCAGTTCTTCTTGCTCTGATTTTACTATTCTTCTATACCCGAAAGTGGAACCCAAGGTCCAAAGTTATTGGATCTATCAGAAAGGAAGTAACTGTATTTACAGACATTGGGGTTCAGTTAACCTTTGAAAATGTTGTGCGTGCCACAGGAAATTTCAATGCAAGCAACTGCATTGGGAATGGAGGTTTTGGGGCAACCTATAAGGCAGAGATCTCTCCTGGAGTACTGGTGGCGATAAAACGGCTTGCAGTTGGACGGTTCCAAGGGGTTCAACAGTTCCATGCAGAAATTAAAACTCTCGGAAGGCTCCGCCATCAAAATCTAGTTACTTTGATTGGATTCCATGCCAGTGAAACAGAGATGTTccttatttataattatttaccGGGTGGTAATCTGGAAAAGTTTATCCAGGAAAGGTCCACAAGAGCAGTGGATTGGAAGATACTTCACAAGATTGCATTGGATATAGCCCGTGCACTTGCATACTTACATGACCAGTGTGTACCACGTGTCCTTCATCGCGATGTCAAGCCTAGCAATATTTTGTTGGATGATGATTTCAATGCTTACCTGTCAGACTTTGGGTTGGCTCGACTTTTAGGCACTTCAGAAACCCATGCCACGACTGGTGTGGCTGGAACTTTTGGATATGTTGCACCAGAATATGCAATGACTTGCCGTGTTTCTGACAAGGCTGATGTGTACAGTTATGGTGTGGTGCTTCTCGAGCTACTTTCAGATAAGAAAGCTCTGGATCCTTCATTCTCTTCATATGGGAATGGATTCAACATTGTTGCTTGGGGGTGTATGCTCCTGCGACAGGGCCGTGCAAAGGAGTTCTTTACTGCAGGGCTATGGGATGCAGGTCCCCATGATGATTTAGTAGAAGTTTTACACTTGGCAGTCGTGTGCACGGTCGACTCTCTCTCTACCAGGCCGACAATGAAGCAAGTTGTACGACGGTTGAAGCAACTTCAACCCCCATCATGCTAG